From the Streptomyces syringium genome, one window contains:
- a CDS encoding ABC transporter substrate-binding protein, with translation MSLRRRGTAAVALSVAAALSLAACGSSDGKDGEAGKDGGNGSKSVAQGGKDFGKAAEETAKMGTDAKPGQFPRTITHALGKTEIKEMPKRVVVLDVGELDNVVSLGIKPVGWAPSEGSQEIPAYLKKDVGDPKSVGTISNLNLEAINELKPDLILGSKLRAEKNYKDLSKIAPTVFSVRPGFTWKENYLLNAAALDKTADAKKQLDAYGAKAKQLGEDIGDKKPTITMLRYLPQFTRLYAQQSFIGTILKDTGLPRPKNQQADKLAEEISPENIDQADADWIFTGVYGDPDKTKRDSAQDNPLWKNLKAVKDGRAKDVQDETWYLGLGVTAANSVLDDLRGYLVKK, from the coding sequence ATGTCCCTCCGCCGCCGCGGCACCGCCGCCGTCGCCCTTTCCGTAGCCGCCGCGCTCTCGCTCGCGGCCTGTGGTTCCTCCGACGGGAAGGACGGCGAGGCGGGCAAGGACGGGGGCAACGGCTCCAAGTCCGTCGCCCAGGGCGGCAAGGACTTCGGCAAGGCGGCCGAGGAGACCGCGAAGATGGGCACGGACGCGAAGCCCGGCCAGTTCCCGCGCACGATCACCCACGCGCTCGGCAAGACCGAGATCAAGGAGATGCCCAAGCGTGTCGTCGTCCTCGACGTCGGCGAGCTGGACAACGTCGTCTCCCTCGGCATCAAGCCGGTCGGCTGGGCCCCGAGCGAGGGCAGCCAGGAGATCCCCGCGTACCTGAAGAAGGACGTCGGCGACCCCAAGAGCGTCGGCACCATCAGCAACCTCAACCTCGAGGCCATCAACGAGCTCAAGCCCGACCTGATCCTCGGCAGCAAGCTGCGCGCGGAGAAGAACTACAAGGACCTCTCGAAGATCGCCCCGACGGTGTTCTCCGTCCGCCCCGGCTTCACGTGGAAGGAGAACTACCTCCTCAACGCGGCCGCCCTGGACAAGACCGCCGACGCCAAGAAGCAGCTCGACGCGTACGGGGCCAAGGCCAAGCAGCTCGGCGAGGACATCGGCGACAAGAAGCCGACGATCACGATGCTCCGCTACCTGCCGCAGTTCACGCGCCTGTACGCGCAGCAGTCCTTCATCGGCACGATCCTCAAGGACACGGGCCTGCCCCGCCCGAAGAACCAGCAGGCCGACAAGCTCGCGGAAGAGATCAGCCCCGAGAACATCGACCAGGCCGACGCGGACTGGATCTTCACCGGCGTCTACGGCGACCCGGACAAGACCAAGCGCGACAGCGCCCAGGACAACCCGCTCTGGAAGAACCTCAAGGCGGTCAAGGACGGCCGGGCCAAGGACGTCCAGGACGAGACCTGGTACCTGGGCCTCGGCGTCACCGCGGCGAACAGTGTCCTGGACGATCTGCGCGGATACCTGGTGAAGAAGTAG
- a CDS encoding 3-oxoacyl-ACP reductase: MSAQATLRGRTAIVTGAGRGLGRAEALELARLGAHVIVNDYGQPGRDGSGEASAAPAEAVVAEIRAAGGSATAHLGDVADFDEAGGLVQLALDTGGSLDILVNNAGILRDRMVFSMTEEEWDSVVRVHLKGHFNTVRFAAAHWRDRAKATGRPVYGRIVNTSSEAFLAGSAGQPNYAAAKGGIVGLTTSTAEALRKYGVTSNVICPRARTRMTEDVFESVEAAGQGLDPLAPEHVSPLVGYLASPAAAHISGQVFVVHGGMVAVVERPKVAARFDTAGEAFSVEELDGLLTPYYAGRPSRETFASVEVLGLSHRTDARGGPSGG; this comes from the coding sequence ATGTCAGCGCAAGCGACCCTGCGGGGCCGGACCGCGATCGTCACCGGCGCCGGGCGTGGACTCGGCCGGGCCGAGGCCCTCGAACTGGCCCGGCTCGGCGCCCACGTCATCGTCAACGACTACGGACAACCGGGCCGCGACGGCTCGGGCGAGGCGTCCGCCGCGCCCGCCGAGGCGGTCGTGGCCGAGATCCGGGCGGCGGGCGGCAGCGCCACCGCCCACCTCGGCGACGTCGCCGACTTCGACGAGGCCGGCGGCCTGGTGCAACTGGCCCTCGACACCGGCGGCTCGCTGGACATCCTGGTCAACAACGCGGGCATCCTGCGGGACCGGATGGTCTTCTCGATGACCGAGGAGGAATGGGACTCGGTGGTCCGGGTGCATCTCAAGGGCCACTTCAACACCGTCCGCTTCGCCGCCGCGCACTGGCGGGACCGGGCGAAGGCCACGGGCCGCCCGGTCTACGGACGGATCGTCAACACCTCCTCCGAGGCCTTCCTCGCCGGCTCGGCCGGACAGCCCAACTACGCGGCGGCCAAGGGCGGCATCGTCGGCCTCACCACCTCGACGGCGGAGGCGCTGCGCAAGTACGGGGTCACCTCGAACGTGATCTGCCCCCGGGCCCGGACCCGGATGACCGAGGACGTCTTCGAAAGCGTCGAGGCGGCCGGCCAGGGGCTCGACCCGCTGGCGCCCGAACACGTCTCGCCGCTCGTGGGCTATCTCGCCTCACCGGCGGCCGCGCACATCAGCGGACAGGTCTTCGTGGTGCACGGCGGCATGGTCGCCGTCGTCGAACGGCCCAAGGTGGCGGCCAGGTTCGACACGGCCGGGGAGGCCTTCAGCGTCGAGGAGCTCGACGGGCTGCTCACCCCTTATTACGCGGGGCGGCCGTCGCGGGAGACCTTCGCGAGTGTGGAGGTGCTGGGCCTGTCCCACCGGACGGACGCCCGAGGCGGCCCGTCCGGCGGGTGA
- a CDS encoding alcohol dehydrogenase catalytic domain-containing protein — MRAAVQHEIGQDKLEVLDDVEAVGFGPGKVRLRLRAAGLCHSDLSAMSGVLPQPAPFVPGHEGAGEVLDVGDGVTAVTPGDRVLVCWLPSCGTCPSCRRGQTQLCLAGLAAAGVPNFRRAGGSPSDVFGFAGTGTFAEEVVVGAVCAVPIPDDVPYEIAALIGCGVTTGLGAALNTAQVAAGSSVAVIGCGGVGINTIQGARAAGAAQIVAVDPVASRRDAALRFGATEAVAPDALADAKKRITGGEGFDYVFEVVGTSATARTAYETTRRGGTLCVVGAGALDDHFQVSMFELFFDEKRILPSLYGGGDVLRSYERAIALWRAGRIDLAGLITHRVPLAGINDAIDQMRTGEALRTCVEI, encoded by the coding sequence ATGCGCGCAGCCGTCCAGCACGAGATCGGCCAGGACAAGCTCGAAGTCCTCGACGACGTCGAAGCCGTGGGCTTCGGCCCGGGAAAGGTCAGACTGCGCCTCAGGGCCGCCGGACTGTGTCATTCGGACCTGTCCGCGATGAGCGGCGTACTGCCGCAGCCCGCCCCCTTCGTCCCCGGCCACGAGGGCGCCGGCGAGGTCCTCGACGTCGGGGACGGCGTCACCGCCGTCACACCGGGCGACCGCGTCCTGGTCTGCTGGCTGCCCTCCTGCGGGACCTGCCCGTCCTGCCGCCGCGGCCAGACCCAGCTGTGCCTCGCCGGACTCGCGGCCGCCGGCGTCCCCAACTTCCGGCGCGCGGGCGGCTCCCCGTCCGACGTCTTCGGCTTCGCCGGCACCGGCACCTTCGCCGAGGAGGTCGTCGTCGGGGCCGTGTGCGCCGTGCCGATCCCGGACGACGTGCCCTACGAGATCGCCGCCCTCATCGGCTGCGGCGTCACCACCGGCCTCGGGGCCGCCCTCAACACCGCGCAGGTCGCCGCCGGTTCCTCCGTCGCCGTCATCGGCTGCGGCGGCGTCGGCATCAACACCATCCAGGGCGCACGGGCCGCGGGCGCCGCCCAGATCGTCGCCGTCGACCCCGTAGCCTCCCGCCGCGACGCCGCGCTGCGCTTCGGCGCGACGGAGGCCGTCGCCCCGGACGCCCTGGCCGACGCCAAGAAGCGGATCACCGGCGGCGAGGGCTTCGACTACGTCTTCGAGGTCGTCGGCACGTCCGCCACGGCCCGCACCGCCTACGAGACGACCCGGCGCGGCGGCACGCTGTGCGTCGTCGGGGCGGGCGCGCTGGACGACCATTTCCAGGTCAGCATGTTCGAGCTGTTCTTCGACGAGAAGCGGATCCTGCCGTCCCTGTACGGCGGCGGCGACGTGCTGCGGTCGTACGAGCGGGCCATCGCCCTGTGGCGGGCCGGCCGGATCGACCTCGCCGGGCTCATCACCCACCGGGTCCCGCTCGCCGGGATCAACGACGCGATCGACCAGATGCGCACCGGTGAGGCGCTGCGCACCTGCGTCGAGATCTGA
- a CDS encoding MaoC/PaaZ C-terminal domain-containing protein gives MPIDVSQAVGAQPRSVELSWDHKDVLLYHLGIGAGAARPTDPEELRYTLESRLSVLPSFATVAGGGMALAGGLSAPGVDVDLARVLHGGQAIALHRPLPARGSATLTSRVAAVYDKGKAAVIVLRADAADAEGPLWTSDCRIFVRGEGGFGGERGPADRLPEPPHEPDLTALCPTRPDQALLYRLSGDWNPLHADPEFAASAGFDRPILHGLCSYGIVLKAVVDTVLDGDVTRVRSYATRFAGVVFPGETLRVRMWRESPGPGRVQVSVTAVEREDAPVLTDTVVEHT, from the coding sequence ATGCCCATCGACGTAAGCCAGGCGGTCGGGGCGCAACCCCGTAGCGTCGAGCTCTCCTGGGACCACAAGGACGTTCTCCTCTATCACCTCGGCATCGGGGCCGGCGCGGCCCGGCCCACCGACCCGGAGGAACTCCGCTACACCCTGGAGAGCAGGCTCAGCGTGCTCCCCAGCTTCGCGACCGTCGCGGGCGGCGGCATGGCCCTGGCCGGCGGCCTCTCCGCGCCCGGTGTCGACGTCGACCTCGCCCGCGTGCTGCACGGCGGACAGGCCATCGCGCTGCACCGGCCGCTGCCCGCCCGCGGCTCGGCCACGCTCACCTCCCGCGTCGCCGCCGTGTACGACAAGGGCAAGGCCGCCGTCATCGTGCTGCGCGCGGACGCCGCCGACGCCGAGGGCCCGCTGTGGACCAGCGACTGCCGGATCTTCGTCCGCGGCGAGGGCGGCTTCGGCGGCGAGCGCGGGCCCGCGGACCGGCTCCCGGAGCCCCCGCACGAGCCGGACCTGACGGCCCTGTGCCCCACCCGCCCCGACCAGGCCCTGCTCTACCGCCTCTCCGGGGACTGGAACCCGCTGCACGCCGACCCGGAGTTCGCCGCCTCCGCCGGCTTCGACCGGCCGATCCTGCACGGCCTGTGCAGCTACGGCATCGTCCTCAAGGCCGTCGTCGACACCGTGCTCGACGGCGACGTGACCCGCGTCCGCTCGTACGCCACCCGCTTCGCGGGCGTCGTCTTCCCCGGCGAGACCCTGCGCGTGCGGATGTGGCGCGAGAGTCCGGGCCCCGGCCGGGTCCAGGTGTCCGTGACGGCCGTCGAGCGCGAGGACGCGCCGGTCCTCACCGACACCGTCGTCGAGCACACCTGA